A single region of the Anaerostipes rhamnosivorans genome encodes:
- a CDS encoding aminopeptidase P family protein, protein MNTPLAKLQESMKKKNLTYYLIPSEDPHQSEYVDDHYKCRQFISGFTGSSGAVLAEQDSSRLWTDGRYFTQAESQIDRDRMELMKMGVSGVPTVLEYLEQHLKEGDTLALNGRTINTTYGKKLSALTTAKKASLETNHTLAEDLWTDRPAAAASEIFIHDEAYAGEAVSSKLKRVRSHMEAVSAEAHFISSLPDIAWIFNLRGNDMACTPLFYSYAWITMEGCFLFVKEHCLSDAVKDYLAKNHVSVLPYEHIGTFLKEQKASILMDPDTVSYKLYLEVKKNRILFGENPSYAMKAVKNDVQIEGLRSCHLSDGIAMTKFMCWLKQNIGSVPMTELSVSDRLEEERKKQPLYQGPSFDTICAYKEHAAMMHYSSTEESNVELKSEGLLLIDSGGQYLTGTTDVTRTFILGSITAEERRNFTLVLKSMLSLADAKFLQGCRGSSLDILARGPLWQEGIDYRCGTGHGVGHFLGVHEGPNAFRWQIRENQLDAVLVPGMVTTDEPGVYVPGQYGIRTENMLLCRKQKQNEYGSFLEFEHLTLVPIDMDGVDETLLSEKELHLLRDYHRLVFDRLSPHLTEAEADWLYSFLKI, encoded by the coding sequence ATGAATACACCTTTAGCAAAACTTCAGGAATCTATGAAGAAGAAAAATCTAACCTATTACCTGATTCCAAGTGAAGATCCCCATCAATCAGAATATGTCGATGATCACTATAAATGCCGCCAGTTTATCTCTGGTTTTACCGGCTCCTCCGGTGCCGTTCTCGCTGAACAGGACAGCAGCCGTCTCTGGACCGACGGAAGATATTTTACCCAGGCGGAATCACAGATCGACCGGGATCGGATGGAACTGATGAAGATGGGCGTCTCCGGTGTTCCCACCGTTCTGGAATATTTGGAACAGCATCTAAAAGAGGGGGATACCCTCGCCCTAAACGGCCGCACCATCAATACAACTTATGGCAAAAAGCTTTCCGCCCTGACCACCGCAAAAAAAGCATCTCTTGAGACAAACCACACACTCGCTGAAGACCTGTGGACTGACCGGCCTGCCGCTGCCGCCTCTGAAATATTTATACACGATGAAGCATACGCCGGTGAAGCTGTATCTTCAAAATTAAAACGGGTGCGAAGCCACATGGAGGCAGTTTCTGCCGAGGCCCATTTCATCTCTTCTCTGCCGGATATTGCATGGATCTTTAACCTCCGTGGAAATGACATGGCCTGCACTCCTCTGTTTTACAGCTACGCCTGGATCACTATGGAGGGCTGCTTTCTGTTTGTGAAGGAACACTGCCTCTCAGACGCTGTAAAAGACTATTTAGCTAAAAACCATGTGTCCGTTTTGCCTTATGAACATATCGGCACATTCTTAAAAGAACAAAAAGCAAGCATCCTTATGGACCCGGATACGGTCAGCTACAAGCTCTACCTTGAGGTGAAAAAAAACCGGATCCTCTTTGGAGAAAATCCTTCTTATGCTATGAAGGCAGTAAAAAATGACGTTCAGATTGAGGGCCTGCGCAGCTGCCATCTTTCCGACGGAATCGCTATGACAAAATTCATGTGCTGGCTGAAACAGAATATTGGCTCCGTACCCATGACAGAACTTTCTGTTTCGGACCGTCTGGAAGAGGAGCGAAAAAAGCAGCCTTTATACCAGGGGCCAAGTTTTGACACCATCTGTGCCTACAAAGAGCATGCGGCTATGATGCACTATTCCTCCACGGAGGAATCCAATGTGGAGCTGAAATCTGAAGGACTTCTCTTGATCGATTCCGGCGGACAGTATCTGACCGGAACCACAGATGTAACCCGAACTTTTATTTTAGGTTCCATCACTGCCGAAGAACGCAGAAACTTTACGCTTGTGTTAAAAAGCATGCTGTCCCTGGCAGACGCCAAGTTTCTTCAGGGCTGCCGGGGCAGCAGCCTGGACATTCTAGCCAGGGGGCCTCTCTGGCAGGAAGGTATTGACTACCGCTGCGGAACCGGACACGGTGTGGGACACTTCCTCGGTGTACATGAAGGCCCGAATGCCTTCCGCTGGCAGATCAGGGAAAATCAGCTGGATGCGGTCCTCGTGCCGGGCATGGTGACCACCGATGAACCGGGGGTCTATGTGCCGGGACAATACGGAATCCGCACAGAAAACATGCTTCTGTGCAGGAAGCAAAAACAGAATGAGTACGGCTCCTTTTTAGAATTTGAACACCTGACCTTGGTTCCCATTGACATGGACGGGGTTGACGAGACACTGCTCAGTGAGAAAGAA
- a CDS encoding PTS transporter subunit IIABC → MKDKIFGVLQRVGRSFMLPIAILPVAGLLLGIGQSLTNETMLNAYGLMGVMGPDTIPYAILKVCGDCGNAVFGNLPLIFAIGVAVGMARAEKEVAALAGAIAFFIMHTAISAMISLNGGAEAMREGATASVLGITSLQMGVFGGIIVGLGVSALHNRFYKIKLPEVLSFFGGTRFVPVICTVVFVFVGILMYFIWPPIQDAMYAAGGMVSASGYFGTFIYGIMERALIPFGLHHVFYLPFWQTSLGGTMEIGGKMVDGAQNIFFAQLADPGTTHFAVSATRFMTGKFPLMIFGLPGAAFAMYRCARPEKRKAVAGLLASAALTSMLTGITEPLEFTFLFVAPGLYAIHCVFAGAAYMLMHILKVCVGLTFSGGIIDMFLFGILQGQAKTNWLMFIPVGIVYCTVYYFLFSFLIRKLDLKTPGREKEEQNVKLYTRADVSEKPLEGDIDIDGSDISALIVAGLGGKSNVKDVDCCVTRLRCTISDPGKVNDRILRESGSRGIVKKGDGVQIIYGPLVTVIKSNLEDYLASSLSDRVAEAPRVPVAEEVPEVAAETVCMPVNGEVVELDEVEDEVFAEGMLGQGFAIRPSDGKVISPVDGTVTAVFNTKHAICITSGGGAEVLVHMGIDTVKLAGKYHHVKVEPGMRVRKGDRIAEFDLEEIKQEGYFVTTPVVVSNSEEYTSITIENTGHLEAGTKVLTLKK, encoded by the coding sequence GTGAAAGACAAAATATTCGGTGTATTACAGCGTGTGGGACGGTCCTTCATGCTCCCAATCGCAATCCTGCCGGTGGCTGGGCTGTTGCTGGGAATCGGACAATCACTGACAAATGAAACAATGCTGAATGCCTATGGCCTGATGGGGGTTATGGGACCAGATACGATTCCGTACGCAATCTTGAAAGTCTGCGGAGACTGCGGAAATGCTGTGTTTGGGAACCTGCCGCTGATCTTTGCCATTGGAGTAGCCGTGGGTATGGCAAGAGCTGAAAAAGAAGTAGCTGCACTGGCAGGAGCTATCGCGTTCTTTATCATGCACACAGCCATATCGGCTATGATTTCTTTAAACGGAGGAGCAGAAGCCATGCGTGAGGGTGCAACGGCTTCTGTTCTGGGGATTACCTCCCTGCAGATGGGAGTGTTCGGCGGTATTATCGTTGGACTTGGAGTTTCTGCGCTGCATAATAGATTTTATAAAATCAAGCTTCCGGAAGTATTGTCCTTTTTCGGTGGGACAAGATTTGTGCCTGTGATCTGTACGGTCGTATTTGTATTTGTGGGAATCCTAATGTATTTTATCTGGCCTCCCATTCAGGATGCAATGTACGCGGCAGGGGGCATGGTCAGCGCTTCCGGGTATTTCGGCACGTTTATCTACGGGATTATGGAGCGGGCACTGATTCCGTTCGGCCTGCACCATGTGTTTTATCTGCCATTCTGGCAGACTTCGTTAGGCGGTACAATGGAGATCGGCGGAAAGATGGTCGACGGTGCCCAGAATATCTTTTTTGCCCAGTTGGCGGATCCTGGGACAACTCATTTTGCGGTTTCGGCTACTAGATTTATGACGGGCAAATTTCCATTGATGATCTTTGGACTGCCGGGTGCCGCATTTGCGATGTACAGGTGTGCAAGGCCGGAAAAAAGAAAAGCGGTGGCCGGCCTTCTGGCCTCTGCGGCGTTGACGTCAATGCTCACAGGTATCACGGAACCCCTTGAGTTTACCTTTTTATTTGTGGCGCCTGGATTGTATGCGATCCACTGCGTTTTCGCGGGAGCTGCATATATGCTCATGCATATTCTGAAGGTCTGTGTGGGCCTGACATTTTCCGGGGGCATCATCGACATGTTTCTGTTCGGCATCCTTCAGGGACAAGCCAAGACAAACTGGCTTATGTTCATCCCGGTGGGGATTGTATATTGTACAGTTTATTATTTTTTGTTCAGTTTTCTGATCAGGAAGCTGGATCTGAAGACGCCGGGGCGGGAAAAGGAAGAGCAGAATGTAAAATTATATACCAGAGCAGATGTGTCTGAAAAACCTTTGGAGGGTGACATAGATATTGACGGGTCTGATATATCGGCTCTGATCGTTGCCGGCCTGGGCGGTAAATCAAATGTGAAAGATGTGGACTGCTGTGTGACGCGTCTTAGGTGTACAATCTCGGATCCTGGCAAGGTAAACGACAGAATCTTGAGAGAGAGCGGCTCCCGGGGTATCGTAAAGAAAGGTGACGGGGTTCAGATCATTTATGGACCGCTGGTCACTGTGATAAAGTCCAACCTAGAAGATTATCTGGCAAGCAGCTTATCTGACAGAGTGGCGGAAGCACCGAGAGTCCCTGTGGCAGAAGAGGTGCCCGAAGTGGCAGCGGAAACTGTCTGTATGCCGGTCAATGGAGAAGTAGTAGAACTAGATGAAGTGGAAGATGAGGTCTTTGCGGAAGGGATGCTTGGGCAGGGGTTTGCCATAAGGCCTTCTGACGGAAAGGTAATTTCGCCTGTGGACGGCACGGTCACTGCAGTGTTTAATACAAAGCATGCCATCTGCATCACGTCCGGGGGCGGTGCTGAGGTCCTGGTCCATATGGGAATTGATACGGTGAAACTTGCCGGGAAATATCATCATGTGAAGGTAGAGCCTGGCATGAGAGTGAGAAAAGGGGACCGGATCGCAGAGTTTGATCTTGAAGAGATCAAACAGGAGGGCTATTTTGTCACAACACCGGTGGTGGTGAGCAACAGTGAAGAGTATACAAGCATTACCATAGAAAATACCGGGCACCTGGAAGCCGGAACAAAAGTGCTGACATTAAAAAAATAG
- a CDS encoding PTS mannose/fructose/sorbose transporter subunit IIC, with protein MSVISIVLVIIVAFLAGMEGVLDEFQFHQPLVACTLIGLVTGQLEAGIILGGTLQMIALGWANIGAAVAPDAALASVASAIILVLGGQGTAGVSTAIAVAIPLAVAGLFLTMVVRTLSVACVHRMDAAAEKANFKGVELWHIIAIAMQGLRIAIPAGALLFIPATTVQKFLTSMPAWLTDGMAIGGGMVVAVGYAMVINMMATKEVWPFFAIGFCVAALSDLTLIALGAIGVSLALIYLTLSESGGSSNGGGSNTGDPLGDILNNY; from the coding sequence ATGTCAGTTATATCAATAGTATTAGTTATTATAGTTGCCTTTCTAGCTGGTATGGAAGGAGTATTGGATGAATTCCAGTTCCATCAGCCGCTGGTTGCTTGTACATTAATTGGACTTGTGACCGGACAGTTAGAGGCAGGTATCATCTTAGGTGGTACATTACAGATGATCGCCTTAGGATGGGCGAACATCGGAGCCGCTGTTGCCCCGGATGCCGCGTTGGCTTCTGTAGCTTCCGCTATCATCCTGGTTCTCGGAGGACAGGGTACAGCAGGTGTCAGCACTGCTATTGCAGTTGCAATCCCTCTTGCAGTTGCAGGTTTATTCTTAACAATGGTTGTACGTACACTTTCCGTAGCATGTGTTCACCGTATGGATGCAGCTGCTGAAAAAGCCAATTTCAAAGGTGTTGAGCTTTGGCATATCATTGCCATCGCTATGCAGGGTCTGCGTATTGCGATTCCAGCGGGAGCGCTTCTGTTTATCCCGGCAACAACCGTTCAGAAATTCCTGACATCTATGCCGGCATGGCTTACAGACGGTATGGCAATCGGTGGTGGAATGGTCGTAGCCGTTGGTTATGCGATGGTTATTAACATGATGGCTACAAAAGAAGTATGGCCGTTCTTTGCGATCGGTTTCTGCGTAGCCGCACTTTCAGATCTGACTTTGATCGCATTGGGAGCAATCGGTGTATCTCTGGCATTGATCTACTTAACATTGTCTGAGAGCGGTGGTTCTTCCAACGGAGGAGGAAGCAATACAGGTGATCCGCTTGGCGACATCTTAAATAATTATTAA
- a CDS encoding type I phosphomannose isomerase catalytic subunit gives MGHILKMKPVFKEMIWGGHKLKDVYGYEIPSDHTGECWAVSAHKNGDCTIENGEFAGKTLSWLFEHHRELFGNIEGEEFPLLVKIIDARDDLSVQVHPNDEYARVHENSLGKTECWYVLQADEGTKMVMGHHAKTKDEFIKAIEEDDYDNLLNSFAIEKGDFFYIPSGTLHAICSGSLIYEAQQSSDITYRVYDYHRKDQDGNERQLHVQQSIDVTNVPAQIGSSKSFCETQLENGTKVRYVESEFFKVDCYRLTGKNTVENHVPFQMVSVIEGEGMIDGQSVKKGDHFLICSDQKETVFDGTMDIMIATL, from the coding sequence ATGGGACATATTCTAAAAATGAAACCGGTGTTTAAAGAAATGATCTGGGGCGGACATAAGCTTAAGGATGTGTATGGATACGAAATCCCCAGTGACCATACGGGGGAGTGCTGGGCGGTCTCTGCCCATAAAAACGGTGACTGTACGATTGAAAACGGTGAGTTTGCCGGCAAGACACTGTCATGGCTCTTTGAACACCACCGGGAACTGTTCGGCAATATAGAGGGAGAGGAATTTCCTCTGCTGGTAAAGATCATTGATGCCAGAGATGACTTATCCGTACAGGTTCATCCCAACGATGAGTATGCAAGGGTTCACGAAAACTCTCTGGGCAAGACAGAATGCTGGTATGTGCTTCAGGCAGATGAGGGCACTAAGATGGTCATGGGTCATCACGCAAAAACAAAAGATGAGTTTATAAAAGCAATCGAGGAAGATGACTATGACAATCTCCTGAATTCCTTTGCCATCGAGAAGGGGGATTTCTTTTATATTCCTTCCGGGACACTGCATGCCATCTGCAGCGGATCTTTGATCTATGAAGCTCAGCAGTCTTCCGATATCACTTACCGCGTTTATGATTATCACCGCAAGGATCAGGACGGAAATGAAAGACAGCTGCATGTACAGCAGTCCATAGATGTTACCAATGTGCCTGCACAGATTGGCAGCAGCAAATCCTTCTGTGAAACTCAGCTGGAAAACGGAACGAAAGTAAGATATGTTGAGAGTGAATTTTTTAAAGTGGACTGCTATCGGTTGACGGGTAAAAATACAGTAGAAAACCATGTGCCGTTCCAGATGGTCAGCGTGATAGAAGGAGAAGGGATGATCGATGGACAGAGTGTTAAAAAGGGAGATCATTTCCTGATCTGTTCGGATCAGAAAGAAACTGTTTTCGACGGGACAATGGATATTATGATCGCAACGCTGTGA
- a CDS encoding mannose/fructose/sorbose PTS transporter subunit IIB produces the protein MVGIILATHGGFATGIMQSGSMIFGDQPDVAAVTLQPSEGPNDVKKKMEDAIASFENQDEVLFLVDLWGGTPFNQANGLVSGHEDKWAIVAGLNLPMLIDAYASRMTMETAHEIAVQIAGSGKEGVRIYPESLEPKTEAPAAQPAQPQGAIPEGTVLGDGHIKFVLARIDSRLLHGQVATAWTKTTQPNRIIVVSDSVAHDDLRKKLIQEAAPPGVRANVVPVDKMIEVSKDPRFGNTKALLLFETPQDALRAIEGGVDIKELNIGSMAHSVGKVAVSKVVSLGKEDVKTFAELKKKGITFDVRKVPSDSKENMDEIIKKAEAELS, from the coding sequence ATGGTAGGAATTATTCTTGCTACGCATGGTGGATTTGCGACTGGAATCATGCAGTCTGGATCCATGATCTTCGGTGACCAGCCTGATGTGGCAGCTGTTACACTGCAGCCAAGCGAAGGGCCAAACGATGTCAAAAAGAAGATGGAAGATGCAATCGCTTCTTTCGAGAATCAGGATGAAGTGTTGTTCTTAGTTGATCTTTGGGGTGGTACTCCATTCAACCAGGCCAACGGTTTGGTATCAGGTCATGAGGATAAATGGGCAATAGTAGCCGGTTTGAATTTACCGATGCTGATTGACGCCTATGCTTCACGTATGACAATGGAAACTGCTCATGAGATTGCAGTTCAGATCGCAGGAAGCGGTAAAGAAGGGGTCCGGATTTATCCGGAATCATTGGAACCTAAGACAGAAGCGCCGGCTGCGCAGCCTGCACAGCCTCAGGGAGCAATTCCGGAAGGAACGGTATTAGGGGACGGACATATCAAGTTTGTGCTTGCCCGTATTGACTCCCGTCTGCTCCACGGACAGGTCGCGACTGCATGGACAAAGACAACCCAGCCGAACCGGATCATCGTTGTGTCTGACTCTGTAGCGCATGATGATCTTCGTAAAAAATTAATTCAGGAGGCTGCACCTCCAGGAGTACGCGCCAACGTTGTACCTGTTGACAAAATGATCGAGGTTTCAAAAGATCCGCGTTTTGGAAATACAAAAGCACTGTTGCTTTTTGAAACACCTCAGGATGCCCTGCGTGCCATCGAAGGCGGAGTGGATATCAAAGAGCTGAACATTGGTTCCATGGCTCACTCTGTTGGAAAAGTTGCAGTGAGCAAAGTAGTTTCCTTGGGAAAAGAAGATGTAAAGACCTTTGCAGAGTTAAAGAAAAAAGGAATTACCTTTGATGTCCGCAAGGTACCGAGCGATTCCAAAGAAAACATGGATGAGATCATCAAAAAAGCTGAAGCTGAGTTATCATAA
- a CDS encoding PTS system mannose/fructose/sorbose family transporter subunit IID encodes MAEKVTLSKKERLSVALRSTFLQGSWNYERMQNGGWAFSIIPAIKKLYKTDEERAEALKRHLEFFNTHPYVASPVIGVTLALEEERANGAEVDDAAIQGVKVGMMGPLAGVGDPVFWFTVRPILGALGASLAMTGNILGPILFFVLWNVIRWGFMWYTQEFGYKAGAKITEDLSGGLLQKVTKGASILGMFILGSLVQRWVSISFQPVVSKVSLSDGAYIDWSKLPEGAKGIQQAFEQYASGLSLSATKVTTLQNNLDSLIPGLVPLLLTLFCMWLLKKNVSPIIIIIALFLVGIGGHVIGLL; translated from the coding sequence ATGGCAGAAAAAGTTACATTAAGTAAGAAGGAACGTTTGTCCGTTGCATTGCGCTCTACCTTCCTTCAGGGATCATGGAACTACGAACGTATGCAGAACGGTGGCTGGGCATTCTCAATCATCCCGGCGATCAAGAAATTATACAAGACAGATGAAGAACGTGCAGAGGCATTAAAACGTCATTTGGAATTCTTCAACACTCATCCGTATGTGGCTTCTCCGGTTATCGGTGTTACACTGGCATTGGAGGAAGAACGTGCAAACGGAGCAGAGGTTGACGATGCAGCAATCCAGGGTGTTAAAGTCGGTATGATGGGACCTTTGGCCGGTGTCGGTGATCCGGTATTCTGGTTTACTGTACGTCCAATTCTCGGTGCTCTCGGAGCTTCCCTGGCAATGACAGGAAACATCTTAGGACCGATCTTATTCTTCGTACTGTGGAACGTGATCCGTTGGGGATTCATGTGGTACACACAGGAATTCGGATACAAAGCTGGTGCAAAGATCACAGAAGATCTTTCCGGCGGACTGTTACAGAAAGTCACAAAAGGTGCATCTATCCTCGGTATGTTTATCCTTGGATCGCTGGTTCAGCGGTGGGTATCCATTAGTTTCCAACCGGTAGTATCAAAGGTAAGTTTGAGTGATGGAGCGTACATCGACTGGTCTAAGCTTCCGGAAGGTGCAAAAGGTATTCAGCAGGCATTTGAGCAGTACGCATCAGGTTTGTCACTGTCAGCGACAAAGGTTACAACCTTACAGAACAACTTGGATTCACTGATTCCTGGATTAGTTCCATTGTTATTAACATTATTCTGTATGTGGCTGCTGAAGAAGAATGTTTCACCAATCATTATCATCATTGCATTATTCTTAGTAGGTATTGGCGGACACGTTATCGGATTGTTATAG
- a CDS encoding 6-phosphofructokinase produces MKNMLVAQSGGPSAAINATITGVIDTGLEFEEVGHVYGALNGIKGVLNENFVRLDEICKDPATRELLAVTPAAALGSCRWKLKNPEEDAREFEEIIRILRKNNIGYFIYTGGNDSMDTVYKLSTYCREHGVDDIKIMGAPKTIDNDLGETDHCPGFGSAAKFIATAFTEIACDCYVYDIPSVTIVEVMGRNAGWLTASAALARNEERNVPQLIYLCEKAFSTKQFVEDVKEALKKENNIIIAVSEGLKDAQGRYVGEEMKSGKEDAFGHQYLSGIGKYLEQVVTDQIGCKVRSVELNILQRCAGYMLSETDIMESRNLGAYAAVSAIRGESGKMSALKRLPGKTYGVDIVLADLSKIANVEKTVPIEWITEDGHDITQELVDYLKPLIQGEVQIPYKDGVPQHFML; encoded by the coding sequence ATGAAAAACATGTTAGTGGCACAGTCGGGAGGGCCGTCGGCAGCAATCAACGCGACCATTACCGGAGTCATCGACACCGGTCTTGAATTCGAAGAGGTGGGGCATGTGTATGGTGCACTGAATGGGATCAAAGGAGTCTTAAATGAGAATTTTGTAAGGCTGGATGAAATATGCAAAGATCCGGCCACAAGGGAGCTGCTGGCAGTCACCCCGGCTGCCGCCCTGGGATCCTGCCGCTGGAAACTGAAAAATCCTGAGGAGGACGCGAGAGAATTTGAGGAGATCATCCGGATTCTCAGGAAGAACAACATCGGGTATTTTATCTATACGGGAGGAAATGATTCCATGGACACCGTATATAAGCTCTCCACGTATTGCAGAGAACACGGAGTGGATGACATTAAGATCATGGGCGCCCCAAAGACCATTGACAATGATCTGGGGGAGACGGATCACTGCCCGGGCTTTGGATCAGCGGCAAAGTTCATCGCCACTGCGTTCACGGAGATCGCATGTGACTGTTACGTTTACGATATCCCGTCTGTGACCATCGTGGAAGTCATGGGAAGGAACGCCGGATGGCTCACAGCCAGCGCAGCGCTTGCGAGAAATGAGGAGCGGAACGTTCCGCAGCTGATTTATCTTTGCGAGAAGGCGTTCAGTACAAAACAGTTTGTGGAAGATGTAAAAGAAGCACTGAAAAAAGAAAATAACATTATTATTGCAGTCAGCGAAGGACTGAAAGATGCCCAGGGCAGATATGTTGGAGAAGAGATGAAGTCCGGAAAGGAAGACGCTTTCGGACATCAATATCTGTCCGGAATCGGGAAGTATTTAGAGCAGGTGGTCACGGATCAGATAGGCTGTAAGGTTCGCTCTGTGGAACTGAATATTCTTCAACGCTGCGCCGGATATATGCTCAGCGAAACAGACATTATGGAATCCAGGAATCTTGGAGCTTATGCAGCTGTCAGCGCTATCCGTGGGGAGAGCGGAAAGATGTCCGCCCTCAAGCGGCTGCCGGGAAAAACATATGGGGTGGATATTGTACTTGCGGACCTGTCTAAGATCGCTAATGTGGAGAAAACAGTGCCCATTGAGTGGATTACAGAAGACGGTCATGATATCACACAGGAGTTGGTGGACTATCTGAAACCGCTGATCCAGGGGGAGGTACAGATACCGTATAAAGACGGTGTACCGCAGCACTTTATGCTCTAA
- the licT gene encoding BglG family transcription antiterminator LicT, which yields MQITRIINNNIVISEDNSHREVVLMGRGLGFQGHPGDEIDPDKVEKTYIMKDHGMTNRFQQLVEDIPIERLEICNEIIQYAKDTLQKNINDNIYISLTDHINFAIERVEMGVPFQNPFLWEIKKFYYQEYLIGQAAIGMIERKLKVTLPQDEAAFIALHIVNAELDLDMTEMVSMTKLTQNILKIVDDCFPDQMDKESVFYERFITHLKFFAQRIFTGNEVESDDTEFQEIIRNKYQECLDCVEKIRIYIKNTCNHDITDEEMMYLTVHIKRVVTR from the coding sequence GTGCAAATTACAAGAATTATCAATAATAATATTGTAATTTCAGAAGATAACAGCCATCGTGAAGTGGTACTAATGGGAAGAGGATTGGGCTTTCAAGGACATCCGGGAGATGAGATCGACCCGGACAAAGTTGAAAAGACTTATATTATGAAAGACCATGGGATGACAAACCGCTTTCAGCAGCTGGTCGAGGACATTCCCATAGAGCGATTGGAAATATGTAATGAAATTATTCAATATGCCAAAGACACTTTGCAAAAGAATATCAATGACAATATTTATATTTCTCTTACAGACCATATTAATTTTGCCATTGAACGGGTAGAGATGGGAGTTCCCTTCCAGAATCCTTTTTTATGGGAGATCAAGAAATTCTACTACCAGGAATATTTGATCGGGCAGGCGGCGATCGGTATGATCGAGAGGAAACTTAAGGTGACTCTGCCCCAGGATGAAGCGGCGTTTATCGCACTTCATATCGTCAACGCAGAACTGGATCTGGATATGACAGAGATGGTTTCCATGACCAAGCTGACACAAAATATTCTTAAGATTGTAGATGATTGTTTCCCGGACCAGATGGATAAAGAATCTGTCTTTTACGAGCGGTTCATCACACACTTGAAGTTTTTTGCCCAGAGGATTTTTACGGGCAACGAAGTGGAAAGTGATGATACGGAGTTCCAGGAGATCATCCGGAACAAGTATCAGGAGTGCCTGGACTGTGTGGAGAAGATCAGGATTTATATAAAAAACACATGCAACCACGATATCACGGATGAAGAGATGATGTATCTCACTGTACATATTAAGCGGGTTGTCACAAGATAA
- a CDS encoding YihY/virulence factor BrkB family protein, with protein MLKFIALLNSVIAKAQKDHITAFSAQAAFFTVLSFFPFLIVVLSLMRFVPVTPADLIGLVNYYLPEQYSESLVAVINSLYGKITTTYMSFTIITLLWSASKGILSMMTGLNTIHEIPEKRNYFVLRFIATLYIAFIAVAVLIGIIVLLFGNTLLNQLYQFYPILATQHIVFLLIRFGIAFFIFFLVFFIMYRFLPSEHFKAKQVMPGVIFSSAGWIILSSLFSIYFDNFKFFSIMYGGLTGILLTLFWLYFCMMILFIGAELNQYLMKNHR; from the coding sequence ATGTTAAAGTTTATTGCCCTTCTGAATTCGGTCATAGCCAAGGCCCAGAAGGATCACATCACTGCCTTTTCTGCCCAGGCGGCATTCTTTACGGTACTTTCCTTTTTTCCGTTTTTGATCGTCGTACTGAGCCTGATGCGGTTTGTGCCTGTGACACCGGCAGATCTGATCGGACTTGTGAACTATTATCTGCCCGAACAGTACAGTGAAAGTCTCGTGGCGGTCATTAATTCTTTATATGGAAAGATAACCACAACTTACATGTCATTCACGATCATCACCTTGCTCTGGTCAGCATCCAAAGGAATCCTTTCCATGATGACCGGGCTGAACACGATCCATGAGATTCCTGAGAAGAGGAATTATTTTGTACTCCGGTTTATCGCCACATTATATATTGCGTTTATCGCCGTAGCCGTGCTGATCGGGATCATCGTGCTTTTATTCGGAAATACCCTGCTGAACCAGCTGTACCAGTTTTATCCGATTCTAGCGACACAGCACATTGTATTTTTGCTCATTCGGTTTGGCATCGCATTTTTTATTTTCTTTTTAGTGTTTTTTATCATGTACCGCTTTCTTCCAAGCGAACACTTTAAAGCAAAGCAGGTAATGCCGGGAGTGATCTTCAGCTCCGCGGGATGGATCATTTTATCCTCCCTTTTCTCTATTTATTTTGATAACTTTAAGTTTTTCAGCATTATGTACGGCGGTTTGACCGGTATTCTGCTGACTCTGTTCTGGCTCTATTTCTGTATGATGATTCTGTTCATCGGAGCCGAATTAAACCAGTACCTCATGAAAAACCATAGATAA
- a CDS encoding DUF956 family protein → MAQSINTKVDLVINGTSYHGLNSYGKIMIGDKGFEFYNDRNVNDYIQIPWKEVDYVIASVMFKGKHIPRYAIQTKENGTYSFASKEPKKVLRAISQYVASDHMVRSLSFFGVIKKKLKSKFGK, encoded by the coding sequence ATGGCTCAGTCAATAAACACAAAAGTAGATCTGGTGATCAACGGAACTTCCTATCACGGTCTCAACAGTTACGGAAAGATCATGATCGGGGATAAGGGTTTTGAATTTTATAATGACCGGAATGTAAATGATTATATTCAGATACCCTGGAAGGAAGTTGATTATGTGATTGCCTCAGTTATGTTCAAGGGAAAACATATTCCGCGGTATGCAATACAGACGAAAGAAAATGGAACTTATTCTTTTGCATCAAAAGAGCCGAAAAAGGTACTGCGTGCCATCAGTCAATATGTGGCATCTGACCATATGGTACGTTCTTTGAGCTTTTTTGGGGTGATCAAAAAGAAACTGAAATCTAAATTCGGAAAGTAA